The nucleotide window ATTGTTCCAGCTACAGCATGACCCGTCCGGAGTTCGCCGGGGATGTCCTGGCGCTGCTGGCGTCCCATGGGGTCGAGCCGTCGCGCATCTGCCTGGAACTGACCGAAGGGGCGCTGGTGGCCGAACCGGCCATGGCCCGGTTGACCATGCAGCAGTTGGCCGACAACGGCATGTCGGTGGTGCTCGATGACTTTGGCGCGGGGTTCTCGTCCTTGAGTTATGTGCATCAGTATCGGTTCAGTGGCTTGAAGATCGACAAGTCGTTCATCTTCGAACTGACCACCAGCGCCCGCAGCCGCGCCATTGTCCGGGCCATCGTGCGCATGGCCGAGTCCCTGGACCTGAGTGTGGTGGCCGAAGGTGTCGAGGATGAAGAGACACTGATCCTGCTGCGGGAAATGGGCGCGGGGCAGGCCCAGGGGTACTACTTCTCCAAACCGATGAGCCTCCAGGCATTGATGGCAACCCCGCTGATGCACCCCCTGTAGGAGCGGGCTTGCCCGCGATAGCGGTGTGTCAGATGCCCCGCGTCATAGTTGACGACCATCGCGAGCAAGCTCGCTCCTACAGGGAACTGTGTGGTTCTGTGGGGCCGGGCTTGCCCGCGATAGCGGTGTGTCAGGTGTCCTGCGTCATCGTTGGCGACCATCGCGAGCATGCTCGCTCCTACAGGGGACTGTGTGGTTCTGTGGGAGCGGGCTTGCCCGCGATAGCGGTGTGTCAGGTGTACGGCGTCATCGTTGGAAACCATCGCGAGACAGGAAACTGTGTAGTTCTGTGGGAGCGAGCCTGCTCGCGATAGCGGTGTGTCAGGCACCCCGAGTCAATCCAGGTCCGCAGCCGAATGTCGCTCCGGTACCTGGCTCGTTTCATCGCCCCAGGTGCGGTTGACCCGCTGGCCACGGAGCACTGCCGGCCGCTGGGCGATGTCTTCGGCCCAGCGCTGTACGTGCCGGTACTCGTGGGCGGACAGGAATTCTGCTGCCGAGTACACGTTGTTGCGCACCAGTTGGCCGTACCAGGGCCAGACGGCGATGTCGGCGATGGTGTAGTGGTCGCCGGCCAGGTAGCGGTTCTGCGCCAGGCGCTGGTCGAGCACGTCCAGCTGACGCTTGGCTTCCATGGTGAAACGGTCGATCGCGTATTCGAATTTCTCCGGCGCATAGGCATAGAAATGCCCGAAGCCGCCCCCCAGGTAGGGCGCCGAGCCCATCTGCCAGAACAGCCAGTTCAGGGTTTCGGTGCGTCCGGCGTGATCGGTCGGCAGGAAGGCGCCGAACTTTTCCGCCAGGTACAACAGGATCGAACCTGACTCGAACACGCGGACCGCCGGCTCCACGCTGCGGTCCAGCAACGCCGGGATTTTCGAGTTCGGGTTGACCTCGACAAAGCCGCTGGAGAACTGGTCGCCCTCGCCAATACGGATCAGCCAGGCATCGTATTCCGCGCCGGTATGCCCGAGGGCCAGCAGCTCTTCGAGCAGGATGGTGACCTTCACGCCGTTAGGCGTGGCCAGGGAATAGAGTTGCAGTGGGTGCTTGCCAACCGGCAGGACCTTGTCATGGGTGGGGCCGGCAGTCGGTCGATTGATGCTGGCGAACTGGCCACCAGACGGGGCTTCGTGTTTCCAGACCTTGGGCGGAACGTAGGGCGCTTTGCTCATGAATCAGACCTCATCGTTAGCGAGCCACAATGGACAACGTTGAGGGCATGATGACACAGAGCATTGGATGAGAGGCAGGACGCGGCCCGGTCACCCGGGCTGCGTTCAGGCAGACGTGCTGGATACGTCAGGCATTGCGCGCTTCGAGGGCCTTCATGATCTGCGCGGAAGGGTCGCCAAACCGCGACTGGCTGTCCTTGTCCTCGTCGGACTGGGTCACGGCGCCCGAGAGGATTTCCGCCAGGTTGGGGAAGTGCCCGGTTTTCTTCTTGTCCGGGTTCAGCTCGGAGCCCTGGCTCTGGTTCAGTGCCGCTTCCAGGGACAGGCGCTGCGACAGCCACTCAGGCTTGGCTTTTTCTTCCGGACTCATGTTGTTCATGAAATCCAGCGCTGCCTT belongs to Pseudomonas sp. MYb118 and includes:
- the yghU gene encoding glutathione-dependent disulfide-bond oxidoreductase — protein: MSKAPYVPPKVWKHEAPSGGQFASINRPTAGPTHDKVLPVGKHPLQLYSLATPNGVKVTILLEELLALGHTGAEYDAWLIRIGEGDQFSSGFVEVNPNSKIPALLDRSVEPAVRVFESGSILLYLAEKFGAFLPTDHAGRTETLNWLFWQMGSAPYLGGGFGHFYAYAPEKFEYAIDRFTMEAKRQLDVLDQRLAQNRYLAGDHYTIADIAVWPWYGQLVRNNVYSAAEFLSAHEYRHVQRWAEDIAQRPAVLRGQRVNRTWGDETSQVPERHSAADLD